The Thalassotalea psychrophila genome window below encodes:
- the carA gene encoding glutamine-hydrolyzing carbamoyl-phosphate synthase small subunit yields MTKSAILVLEDGTIFKGTAIGAEGSSVGEVVFNTAMTGYQEILTDPSYAEQIVTLTYPHIGNTGTNAEDAESANVWAKGLIIRDLPLLASNFRNEQSLSEYLIANNILGIADIDTRKLTRILREKGAQNGCILAGDNLNVDEALAKAKAFPGLKGMDLAKVVSAKEAYEWTEGSWQLGKGHVTPDEFPHHVVAYDFGAKRNILRMLADRGCKLTVVPAQTSAEEVLAMNPDGIFLSNGPGDPEPCDYAIKAIKTFLETDIPVFGICLGHQLLGLASGAQTIKMKFGHHGANHPVKELERDVVMITSQNHGFAVDESNLPGNLTATHKSLFDGSLQGIHRTDKPAFSFQGHPEASPGPHDAAPLFNHFIDLINTRKAQ; encoded by the coding sequence TTGACTAAATCTGCCATCTTGGTACTGGAAGACGGTACTATTTTTAAAGGCACTGCCATTGGCGCAGAAGGCTCATCAGTTGGTGAAGTTGTTTTCAATACGGCAATGACTGGCTACCAAGAGATCCTAACGGACCCATCTTACGCTGAACAAATCGTCACTTTGACTTATCCCCATATCGGTAACACCGGTACCAACGCTGAAGATGCAGAATCTGCAAATGTTTGGGCTAAAGGTCTAATCATTCGTGATTTACCACTTTTAGCAAGTAACTTCAGAAATGAACAAAGCTTGAGTGAATACCTCATCGCCAATAATATTTTGGGTATCGCTGATATTGATACCCGTAAACTTACTCGTATTTTACGAGAGAAGGGCGCACAAAACGGGTGTATTCTTGCTGGTGATAACTTAAATGTTGATGAAGCCTTAGCAAAAGCAAAAGCATTCCCTGGCCTAAAAGGTATGGATTTAGCGAAAGTTGTTTCAGCCAAAGAAGCTTACGAGTGGACTGAAGGCAGCTGGCAGTTAGGCAAAGGTCACGTAACTCCTGATGAATTCCCTCATCATGTCGTAGCTTATGATTTTGGCGCAAAACGCAATATATTGCGTATGTTAGCTGACCGTGGTTGTAAACTTACTGTGGTACCAGCACAAACTTCTGCAGAAGAAGTGTTAGCGATGAATCCTGATGGAATTTTCTTATCAAATGGACCTGGTGATCCAGAGCCATGTGATTACGCGATTAAAGCAATCAAAACATTCCTTGAAACAGATATTCCAGTATTTGGTATTTGTTTAGGTCACCAATTACTAGGCTTAGCTAGTGGCGCTCAAACGATTAAAATGAAGTTTGGTCATCACGGTGCAAACCATCCCGTTAAAGAACTTGAGCGAGACGTTGTGATGATCACTTCGCAAAATCACGGTTTTGCTGTTGATGAAAGCAACTTGCCGGGTAATTTAACGGCTACGCATAAATCATTATTTGATGGTTCATTACAAGGTATTCATCGTACTGACAAGCCAGCGTTTAGCTTCCAGGGTCACCCTGAAGCAAGTCCTGGACCACACGATGCAGCGCCTTTGTTCAATCATTTTATCGATTTGATTAACACACGTAAAGCCCAATAG
- the dapB gene encoding 4-hydroxy-tetrahydrodipicolinate reductase: protein MTKVAILGCGGRMGRNLLQAALEHEKVELVGGYVRQSSSLNGVDAGELCGLGLKGCPVTSELNDLVAADVFIDFTSIESTKAHVKWCNDNNKAIVIGTTGFSDNEVSELQQLGKDIPVVLAPNTSVGVNLLFKLLEITSKAIGNDSDIEIFEAHHRFKKDAPSGTAMKMGQVIADTLNRDLNKVAVYGREGITEERAKDTIGFATVRAGDIIGEHTAFFADLGERLEITHKATSRMTFALGAMRAAAWLKNAPIGFFDMQDVLGLK from the coding sequence ATGACAAAAGTTGCCATTTTAGGTTGTGGCGGCCGCATGGGTCGAAATTTATTACAAGCTGCACTTGAACACGAGAAAGTTGAATTGGTTGGTGGCTATGTTCGTCAATCATCTAGTTTGAATGGTGTTGATGCTGGTGAGCTTTGTGGTCTTGGGCTAAAAGGCTGTCCGGTAACTTCAGAACTTAATGATTTAGTTGCTGCCGATGTGTTTATCGACTTCACTTCTATTGAGTCAACTAAAGCACACGTTAAATGGTGTAACGATAACAATAAAGCAATAGTTATTGGCACAACAGGGTTCAGTGACAATGAAGTTAGTGAACTGCAACAGCTTGGGAAAGACATACCTGTTGTTTTAGCTCCTAATACCAGCGTAGGTGTTAACTTATTATTTAAGTTATTAGAAATTACTTCGAAAGCAATTGGTAATGACAGCGATATTGAAATTTTTGAAGCGCACCATCGCTTTAAAAAAGATGCTCCGTCTGGCACCGCAATGAAAATGGGCCAGGTAATTGCTGATACGTTAAACCGTGATTTAAATAAAGTTGCTGTCTATGGTCGCGAAGGCATAACGGAAGAGCGAGCAAAAGATACTATCGGTTTTGCTACAGTACGAGCTGGCGATATTATTGGTGAGCATACGGCATTTTTTGCTGATCTTGGTGAACGCTTAGAAATAACTCATAAAGCGACCTCTAGAATGACATTTGCTCTTGGTGCAATGAGAGCAGCAGCATGGCTTAAAAATGCACCAATTGGATTTTTTGACATGCAAGATGTACTTGGATTGAAGTAG
- a CDS encoding FKBP-type peptidyl-prolyl cis-trans isomerase, whose translation MSDFTSIEQRVSYGVGRQLGEQLRNNPFKDFEVAAVQAGIADALADAASQVSQEDLQAAFTVVSEKLQAQEAELAKEASSAGEAYLAENAKRDDVIVTESGLQYEVLEAGDGDKPTAASTVSCHYHGTFTDGSVFDSSVERGQPAEFPVGGVIAGWTEALQMMAVGSKWRLHVPYNLAYGERGSQGAIPPYATLVFDVELLAIV comes from the coding sequence ATGTCTGATTTTACAAGTATTGAACAACGCGTAAGTTACGGCGTTGGCCGCCAATTAGGTGAGCAGTTACGTAACAACCCATTTAAAGATTTTGAAGTTGCCGCTGTACAAGCTGGTATTGCTGATGCTTTAGCTGATGCTGCTAGCCAAGTAAGTCAAGAAGACTTACAAGCTGCTTTCACTGTTGTGTCTGAAAAACTTCAAGCACAAGAAGCTGAATTAGCAAAAGAAGCTTCATCTGCAGGCGAAGCATACTTAGCAGAAAATGCTAAGCGTGACGACGTTATTGTTACTGAATCAGGTCTTCAATATGAAGTACTTGAAGCTGGCGATGGCGACAAGCCAACTGCTGCTAGCACTGTTAGTTGTCACTACCACGGTACATTTACTGACGGTAGCGTATTTGATTCATCTGTTGAACGTGGCCAACCGGCTGAGTTTCCAGTAGGTGGCGTTATCGCTGGTTGGACTGAAGCATTACAAATGATGGCTGTTGGTTCAAAATGGCGTTTACATGTACCATACAACTTAGCGTACGGTGAGCGTGGCTCACAGGGTGCAATCCCTCCTTACGCTACTTTAGTATTTGACGTTGAGCTTCTAGCTATCGTTTAA
- a CDS encoding M48 family metallopeptidase, translating into MKKTLLITLTVFTLIACSTSPTGRRQVLLHSSSELDKMGAQSFEQMKEQEPISKDKKVNQFVQCVANYITPNVKSTVHKGEWEIVVFDSEQVNAFALPGGKIGVYTGILNVTENADQLAAIIGHEVGHVIAQHSNERLSSNQLSKGALVVAGAAAASSDIDNKALVVAGAAVGMKYLLLMPYGRAHESEADIIGQDLMAKSGFDPRASVKLWQNMAKLSKDAPPEFFSTHPSNQTRISDLTKHLQVSEPLYAQRNVNPECIKPVIPKPKSKAKPVTKEVDDSKKG; encoded by the coding sequence ATGAAAAAAACACTGTTAATTACCCTTACCGTATTCACATTGATTGCCTGTAGTACATCGCCTACGGGTAGAAGGCAGGTACTTCTTCATTCATCTAGCGAACTTGATAAAATGGGAGCGCAATCATTTGAACAAATGAAAGAGCAAGAACCCATCAGTAAAGATAAAAAAGTAAATCAATTTGTGCAATGTGTTGCTAATTATATCACCCCAAATGTTAAGTCAACGGTTCATAAAGGTGAATGGGAAATTGTTGTTTTTGATTCTGAGCAAGTTAATGCCTTTGCACTTCCTGGTGGAAAAATTGGTGTTTACACCGGTATTTTAAATGTTACTGAAAATGCTGATCAGCTTGCGGCTATCATTGGTCATGAAGTAGGGCATGTAATAGCCCAGCATTCAAATGAACGATTATCATCAAACCAATTATCAAAAGGTGCTTTGGTTGTTGCAGGTGCTGCGGCAGCTTCGAGTGATATTGATAATAAAGCGCTAGTTGTAGCTGGTGCTGCCGTTGGCATGAAATATCTCTTGTTAATGCCGTACGGTAGGGCACATGAATCCGAAGCCGATATTATTGGACAAGATTTAATGGCCAAATCAGGTTTTGATCCTAGAGCCAGTGTTAAATTATGGCAGAATATGGCAAAGCTAAGTAAAGATGCGCCACCAGAATTTTTCTCTACTCATCCATCCAATCAAACTCGAATTTCTGACTTAACAAAGCATTTGCAGGTTTCTGAACCATTGTACGCCCAGCGTAACGTGAACCCTGAATGTATCAAACCAGTTATTCCTAAACCTAAAAGCAAAGCAAAGCCGGTCACTAAAGAGGTTGATGATTCTAAAAAAGGTTAA
- a CDS encoding DUF885 domain-containing protein — MKISLSLLFPAALLCVSCSDQEQTITIVESKVKPKIEVITSVAEPEQISLYETIDKSTKEFLKYKPQFASMIGVKNSDAGFYYHNLLDNYDIEASAEFRQNLAKIAQLLANLESNHEDIDEDNRQVMANLYRYFAGSPEHDIGFIDSYFGHQPFIISQINGPLVDTLYTFTDGKQIASIKDANDYISRLEAFAKQIQQVEQVFIKDSQQGWIPPTAIIKSSVDYLTGYTEIPVQKNTLLTHFSDSLDNLSQINSADKELLLSKAVTILTTKIYPAFIEVTQAVKSVQDKAPKSDGIWAQPGGERFYQYTIKTQANSNLSADEIHALGLKEVARINADMDSILQQLNYSQGSVAQRLIALAKEPRFAYTDTEQGRQQVIIDLNAQIKAINKIMPTQFKTPISYKVAVKAFPKEIEDGTSGGQYNPPSLDGSKPGVFWINLRDIENLAKFDLPTLTFHETNPGHHWQASLNMAQTKLPLLRKFAAYNAYVEGWALYAEQVAYEMGMYDQDPYSNLGRLKAEIFRAVRLVIDTGLHHKKWTREQAITYMTENTGAPHSEAKAEVERYMVWPGQALGYKLGMLKILELRKQAKKLLGNRFDIAEFHDVVLLNGALPLSILEQKVNDWIAEK, encoded by the coding sequence ATGAAAATATCATTATCATTATTGTTCCCTGCAGCCTTATTATGTGTAAGCTGTTCTGATCAGGAGCAAACAATTACCATAGTTGAATCTAAAGTAAAGCCTAAAATAGAAGTCATCACCTCTGTTGCCGAACCAGAACAAATATCTCTTTATGAAACGATCGATAAATCAACAAAAGAGTTTCTTAAATACAAACCGCAATTTGCTTCAATGATTGGCGTTAAAAATTCTGATGCGGGGTTTTATTACCATAACCTTCTCGATAATTACGATATTGAAGCCTCTGCCGAGTTTAGACAGAATTTGGCAAAAATAGCTCAATTATTAGCAAACCTAGAAAGTAACCACGAAGATATTGATGAAGATAATCGTCAAGTAATGGCAAATTTATATCGTTACTTTGCCGGTTCACCTGAACATGACATCGGCTTTATTGATTCATACTTTGGTCATCAACCGTTTATTATTAGTCAAATTAATGGTCCATTGGTCGATACACTTTATACCTTTACCGATGGGAAACAAATAGCTTCTATTAAAGACGCTAATGATTATATTTCTCGTCTGGAAGCCTTTGCCAAGCAAATACAGCAAGTTGAACAAGTATTTATTAAAGACAGCCAACAAGGGTGGATTCCGCCGACGGCAATAATTAAATCTAGCGTCGATTACTTAACTGGCTATACTGAAATCCCTGTACAAAAGAATACTTTACTCACTCATTTTAGTGACTCATTAGATAACTTATCGCAAATAAACAGCGCAGATAAAGAGTTATTACTTAGTAAAGCAGTAACCATACTAACCACAAAAATATATCCAGCATTTATAGAAGTAACACAAGCAGTTAAAAGCGTACAAGACAAGGCTCCTAAAAGTGACGGTATATGGGCGCAACCTGGTGGCGAACGGTTTTATCAGTACACCATTAAAACTCAAGCTAACTCAAACTTATCTGCTGATGAAATTCATGCATTAGGTCTTAAAGAGGTAGCACGAATTAATGCCGATATGGATTCAATATTGCAGCAATTGAATTATTCCCAAGGCAGCGTTGCCCAACGATTAATTGCTCTGGCAAAAGAGCCAAGGTTTGCCTATACAGATACAGAACAAGGTAGACAACAAGTTATTATTGATTTAAACGCGCAAATTAAAGCCATAAATAAAATTATGCCTACTCAGTTTAAAACACCAATTAGTTATAAAGTAGCAGTGAAGGCATTTCCTAAGGAGATTGAGGATGGTACATCTGGAGGTCAATATAACCCTCCCAGTTTAGATGGCTCAAAACCAGGAGTTTTTTGGATCAATTTAAGAGATATTGAAAACTTGGCAAAATTTGATCTACCAACATTAACATTTCATGAGACTAATCCGGGTCATCATTGGCAAGCCTCGCTAAATATGGCACAAACTAAGCTGCCATTACTGAGAAAATTTGCCGCTTACAATGCATACGTTGAAGGTTGGGCCTTATATGCCGAACAAGTCGCTTATGAAATGGGTATGTATGATCAAGATCCTTATAGCAACTTAGGTCGTTTAAAAGCTGAAATTTTTAGAGCTGTGCGATTGGTAATCGATACAGGCCTACATCATAAAAAGTGGACTCGAGAACAAGCTATAACTTATATGACTGAAAATACAGGTGCCCCACACTCAGAAGCAAAGGCAGAAGTAGAACGATATATGGTTTGGCCAGGACAAGCCCTTGGGTATAAATTAGGTATGTTGAAAATACTTGAACTTAGAAAGCAGGCTAAAAAGCTTCTAGGTAATCGTTTCGACATAGCAGAATTTCATGATGTTGTACTACTTAATGGAGCTTTACCATTAAGTATTTTAGAGCAAAAAGTGAATGACTGGATTGCGGAAAAATAA
- a CDS encoding cold-shock protein: MSKGTVKWFNADKGFGFITPENGGKDLFVHHSEIQSGGGYATLNDGQSVEYTEGEGQKGPCATNVVPL; the protein is encoded by the coding sequence ATGAGTAAAGGTACAGTAAAATGGTTCAACGCCGATAAAGGCTTCGGATTTATCACTCCTGAAAATGGCGGCAAAGATTTATTCGTTCACCATTCAGAAATCCAAAGTGGCGGCGGTTACGCAACACTTAACGACGGTCAATCTGTTGAGTACACTGAAGGCGAAGGCCAGAAGGGTCCATGTGCTACTAATGTGGTTCCTCTTTAA
- a CDS encoding FAD:protein FMN transferase: MPQIKRKRNISYCSTEFGFKVEFNAMASPCELLINSTDRNIAIRVGEAVSNEAWRIEDKYSRYLSSSICSKINTSNGQAVPIDAETYKLLDFAKQCFLISDGAFDITSGVLRQAWKFDGRARIPKQNQISTLLPKVGFNKISLTQDSITLESGMEIDLGGLGKEYAVDTSLLLAKKLTNIPILINFGGDVAASSPQLTGQPWHVGIEHPGFEDKQPFIVSISAGAIATSGEARRFLSKNGQRYSHILNPKTGWSVLNAPKSITVAAPNCIQAGFIATLALLQGENAEDFLKKQNIDHWCIW; encoded by the coding sequence ATGCCTCAAATTAAACGTAAAAGAAATATTAGTTATTGTTCAACTGAATTTGGCTTTAAAGTTGAATTTAATGCTATGGCTAGCCCATGTGAATTACTGATCAATTCAACCGATAGAAATATAGCCATACGTGTTGGTGAAGCAGTTTCGAATGAAGCTTGGCGTATTGAAGATAAATACTCTCGCTATCTTTCATCGAGTATATGCTCAAAAATAAATACCAGTAACGGCCAAGCTGTACCAATAGATGCTGAAACTTATAAATTACTCGACTTTGCTAAGCAATGTTTTCTGATCAGTGATGGTGCATTTGATATAACTTCGGGTGTATTACGGCAAGCTTGGAAATTTGATGGTAGGGCTCGCATTCCTAAACAAAATCAAATTTCAACGTTGCTGCCTAAAGTCGGTTTCAATAAAATTTCCTTAACCCAAGATTCGATTACTCTTGAGTCTGGAATGGAGATTGATCTAGGTGGTCTTGGTAAAGAATATGCTGTAGATACCAGTTTATTGCTTGCTAAGAAGCTAACTAATATACCGATATTAATTAACTTTGGTGGTGATGTTGCTGCCTCAAGCCCGCAACTAACAGGACAGCCATGGCATGTTGGTATTGAGCATCCTGGTTTTGAAGATAAACAACCTTTTATTGTTTCAATTAGTGCTGGCGCTATAGCAACAAGTGGTGAAGCTCGTCGTTTCTTATCAAAAAATGGACAACGGTACTCCCATATATTAAATCCCAAAACAGGTTGGTCGGTGCTAAATGCACCAAAATCTATAACTGTGGCCGCACCTAACTGTATTCAAGCAGGTTTTATTGCAACATTAGCGTTATTACAAGGTGAAAATGCTGAAGATTTTTTAAAAAAACAAAATATTGATCATTGGTGTATTTGGTAA
- a CDS encoding retropepsin-like aspartic protease family protein → MSVKLVVLLSTLLAVSIGTNIYLLKKINEQTFVQGNLYKNKTNNVIKQNDNVANNESLTPLVADNKLAVLANNYQENNKQSAEINLLIAKAEQLFFANQFIAAIDHLEQIAMINKTSSDLVNEQWLAVGKQWILNRKFSLLSSFLQAYLARFPLDEQWLQLKIDWLVAVNKPDLAMTIYYQLIANAFNRDKEESWSHQAHQLFQHHIKTLKNQKSWQSIINFSKPLIVNDIDYPPYQLALAEAYIHLNEIETAINYLENIKYGNNYTTQINALNTLIDSIVLADEGIKLTQQGQHYIVEAILNNQHTAQLMIDTGASLTVISTAFYQKLLSTDNIKTKRKLNINTAGGNETAFSITIDEFWLAGRAVYDFEVVVMDLNNFDKADGLLGMNFLQHFKFEIDQKNALLFLTPH, encoded by the coding sequence TTGAGCGTTAAACTCGTTGTGCTACTAAGTACTTTATTAGCTGTATCTATAGGTACTAACATTTATTTACTAAAAAAAATAAATGAACAAACATTTGTTCAGGGTAATCTTTATAAAAACAAAACAAATAATGTAATTAAGCAAAACGATAATGTTGCGAACAATGAATCACTTACTCCCCTTGTTGCAGATAACAAGTTAGCTGTACTTGCCAATAATTATCAAGAAAATAATAAGCAATCAGCAGAAATAAATTTATTAATCGCTAAAGCAGAGCAGTTATTTTTTGCCAACCAATTTATTGCTGCAATAGATCATCTTGAACAAATAGCAATGATAAACAAAACTAGCAGTGATTTAGTTAATGAACAATGGCTAGCTGTAGGCAAACAATGGATATTAAATCGAAAATTTAGTTTGCTAAGCAGTTTTTTACAAGCTTACTTAGCCAGATTTCCTTTAGATGAACAATGGCTTCAACTTAAAATTGACTGGCTTGTTGCTGTGAACAAACCAGATTTGGCAATGACTATATATTATCAATTAATCGCAAATGCATTTAATCGAGATAAAGAAGAATCATGGAGTCATCAAGCCCATCAGCTTTTTCAACATCATATTAAAACGTTAAAAAACCAAAAATCATGGCAGAGCATAATAAATTTTTCTAAGCCACTTATAGTTAATGATATCGATTACCCACCCTATCAGCTTGCCCTTGCGGAAGCCTACATTCATCTTAATGAGATTGAAACAGCCATAAATTATTTAGAAAATATTAAGTACGGGAATAATTACACAACTCAAATTAATGCCTTAAATACATTAATCGACTCGATAGTATTAGCCGATGAAGGGATAAAATTAACTCAACAAGGCCAACATTATATTGTCGAAGCAATATTAAATAACCAACATACTGCACAGTTAATGATCGATACCGGAGCATCTTTAACTGTAATTTCTACGGCTTTTTATCAAAAATTATTAAGCACTGACAATATAAAAACAAAACGTAAATTAAACATCAATACAGCAGGTGGTAATGAGACAGCATTTTCAATAACTATTGATGAATTTTGGTTAGCTGGTAGAGCGGTATATGATTTTGAAGTCGTCGTCATGGATTTAAATAATTTCGACAAAGCTGATGGCTTATTAGGGATGAATTTTTTACAGCATTTTAAATTTGAAATTGATCAAAAAAATGCATTGTTATTTTTAACTCCACATTAG
- a CDS encoding LysR substrate-binding domain-containing protein, with amino-acid sequence MSRKLPALHLFSIFESAARLESFKLASEELFITPSAVSHQIKSLEEFIGFELFIRKSRGVKVNAAGKMYLDYVQQSLALLEQGTKSIKNKYLSPSLKISTFPTMAANVIIPQLNSFQQAHADIDIRIETGMNVADLRYEDFDLAIRIGRGDWEGVEVRKLMDIKIAAVCTTEFVNKYNLTDLSQLGDVPLIDLSNMDSIWQTWAKAFDINDLALKHQLTFSNYDTALQAAEQGLGLALAMLPIENLLLERKLLINPFDLTVNYPLSLYAVYRKEDKNRHEIHCFLDWLEKFPGLASCTSSAIASSS; translated from the coding sequence ATGTCTAGAAAATTACCAGCATTACATCTATTTAGTATTTTTGAATCGGCAGCAAGACTTGAAAGTTTTAAACTTGCCAGTGAGGAGCTTTTTATAACCCCGTCTGCTGTGAGCCACCAAATTAAATCCTTGGAAGAGTTTATCGGTTTTGAATTATTTATTCGTAAATCACGAGGCGTAAAAGTAAATGCTGCAGGTAAAATGTACCTCGATTACGTTCAACAGTCACTAGCTTTACTTGAGCAGGGGACTAAGTCGATTAAAAATAAATACCTATCGCCTAGTCTTAAAATATCAACATTTCCTACTATGGCAGCAAACGTCATAATTCCACAATTAAATTCTTTTCAACAAGCACATGCAGATATTGATATCCGAATAGAAACAGGCATGAATGTTGCAGATTTACGTTATGAAGATTTTGATTTAGCGATCCGAATTGGCCGGGGAGATTGGGAAGGCGTTGAAGTAAGAAAGTTAATGGATATTAAAATTGCTGCAGTTTGCACAACTGAATTTGTAAATAAATATAACTTAACTGATTTATCACAGCTAGGTGATGTGCCACTTATCGATTTATCCAACATGGACAGTATTTGGCAAACGTGGGCCAAAGCATTTGATATTAATGATTTAGCTTTAAAACACCAGCTAACGTTTAGTAATTACGATACAGCCTTACAAGCAGCAGAGCAGGGGTTAGGCTTAGCTCTTGCAATGCTCCCTATTGAAAATTTATTATTAGAACGAAAATTACTTATTAACCCGTTTGATCTCACGGTGAACTATCCCTTGTCACTTTACGCGGTTTATCGTAAAGAAGACAAAAATCGACATGAAATACACTGTTTTTTAGATTGGCTTGAAAAATTCCCCGGGCTAGCAAGCTGTACTTCTAGTGCTATTGCCAGTTCAAGTTAA
- a CDS encoding YeeE/YedE family protein, translating into MTEFTPLSALIGGLIIGSSGLLLLLLNGKIAGISGIFAQVFNKFPITLSWQVFFMLGLILGPLLAMPFGFVLPQQIDLSWSAIIVGGFFVGFGSRYGSGCTSGHGICGIGRFSKRSIVATITFMGSAIITVYLIRHILGA; encoded by the coding sequence ATGACAGAATTTACTCCTTTAAGTGCGTTGATTGGTGGCTTAATCATTGGTTCATCAGGTTTACTACTTTTATTGCTAAACGGGAAAATTGCCGGAATTTCAGGGATTTTTGCTCAAGTATTCAATAAATTTCCAATTACATTAAGCTGGCAAGTCTTTTTCATGCTTGGCTTAATTTTAGGGCCCTTACTGGCTATGCCTTTTGGCTTTGTTTTACCTCAACAAATTGATCTTAGTTGGTCAGCTATTATCGTTGGAGGTTTCTTCGTTGGTTTTGGCTCTAGATATGGCTCAGGTTGTACAAGTGGTCATGGTATTTGTGGCATAGGTCGTTTTTCAAAACGTTCAATTGTCGCAACAATAACATTTATGGGTTCAGCGATTATTACCGTTTATCTAATTCGTCATATTTTAGGAGCATAA
- a CDS encoding DUF6691 family protein, translating into MALANNTPANNLVALVCGLVFGAGLTVAQMVDPQKVLNFLDVIGQWDASLAFVMGGGLIIYILGYQLLVKRMKKPILSNTFDLPAAKNVDKKLLIGAGTFGIGWGISGICPGPAIANLSVGNEKILVFILIMFVGMFVARKLN; encoded by the coding sequence ATGGCATTAGCTAATAACACACCGGCAAATAATTTAGTTGCATTAGTTTGTGGCTTAGTTTTTGGTGCAGGCTTAACCGTGGCGCAAATGGTTGACCCACAGAAGGTACTCAATTTCCTTGATGTTATTGGTCAATGGGATGCCAGCTTAGCCTTCGTTATGGGCGGAGGGTTGATCATTTACATTCTCGGTTATCAACTTTTGGTAAAACGAATGAAAAAACCAATATTGAGCAATACTTTCGATCTGCCAGCCGCTAAAAATGTCGATAAAAAGTTACTTATTGGTGCTGGAACTTTTGGTATAGGTTGGGGAATATCAGGAATTTGTCCTGGGCCTGCCATAGCTAATCTCAGTGTTGGAAATGAAAAAATATTGGTCTTCATTCTAATAATGTTTGTCGGTATGTTTGTGGCAAGAAAATTAAACTAG
- a CDS encoding NAD(P)H-binding protein: MKSVLLFGSSGLTGQHCLQFLLESDQYNRVVIAVRRPILITHEKLSQVIVDFDVLDNESNLFAVDEVYCCLGTTIKKAGSRIAFSSIDLNLVITIAKLAKIHRVKKFLVVSALGANPKSSSFYNQTKGKMEAKLKTLNLNATYVFRPSLLLGDRNEFRLAEHITAILCNVFSFVFIGPLKTLKPIEAKVLAKAMVTIANNEQPSLPFQIIENQAIKDVVKLIPVRVIM, encoded by the coding sequence ATGAAATCTGTTTTACTGTTTGGCTCTTCAGGACTTACCGGCCAACATTGTTTACAATTTTTGCTAGAAAGTGATCAATACAATCGTGTAGTTATCGCAGTTAGGCGCCCGATATTGATTACACATGAAAAACTTAGCCAAGTGATTGTCGATTTTGATGTTCTAGACAACGAGAGCAACTTATTTGCTGTTGATGAAGTATATTGTTGCTTGGGTACAACCATTAAAAAGGCAGGTAGTCGTATTGCATTTTCTAGCATTGATCTTAACTTAGTTATTACTATTGCCAAATTAGCTAAAATTCATAGAGTAAAAAAATTCTTAGTGGTTAGTGCACTAGGCGCGAACCCTAAATCCAGCTCATTTTACAATCAAACAAAAGGAAAAATGGAGGCCAAGTTGAAAACCTTAAATTTAAATGCAACCTATGTATTTAGACCAAGTTTATTGCTGGGTGACAGAAATGAGTTTAGATTGGCAGAACACATTACAGCCATCTTATGTAATGTGTTCTCATTCGTGTTTATAGGCCCACTAAAAACGTTAAAGCCCATTGAAGCTAAAGTTTTAGCAAAAGCAATGGTCACAATTGCTAATAATGAGCAACCTAGCTTGCCATTTCAAATAATAGAAAATCAAGCCATCAAAGATGTTGTTAAGCTAATACCAGTTCGCGTAATAATGTGA